The nucleotide sequence ACCATTACTGAAAGCAGGGAAAGACGCTGTTGTTCCGATCATCCTCGACGGCGAGAATGCGTGGGAGTTTTATCCTCAATCCGGCCGCGAGTTCCTGCGCCGCGTGTACGACGCGCTCAGCCGCGATCCGGAGATCGAAGCCGTGACCATCTCCGAGGCCATCGCCCGCCAGAAGCAGTTCGCGCCTTTGAAGCAGCTCGTCCCCGGCTCATGGATCAATGCCAACTTCAACGTTTGGATCGGCGCGCCCGAGGACAATCGCTCCTGGGATTACCTGCACGGCGCGCGCGAGTTCTATTCCGCCGCCGCGCCCAAAGCGGCCGAGCCGCAGCGCCGCGTCGCTTTCGAGGAGATCCTCATTGCCGAGGGCAGCGACTGGAACTGGTGGTACGGCCCCGAGCACCACTCCGCCAACGACCGGGACTTCGACGAGCTCTACCGCAAGCACCTGTCGAACGTCTACCACGTGCTCGGCGCCACCCCGCCCGAGCACCTCGCGCAGCCCATCGCCGCCGCCGTGGTGCGCCCCTACTTCGTCCCCCAGAGCACGCACATCCATCCGCGCATCGACGGCCAGCTCACGGGCTACTTCGATTGGATCGGCGCCGCCATGTACACCGCCGACCGCCGTTCCTCGGCCATGCACGGGAAGCAGTTCCTGCTCGATGCCGTTTATGCCGGCATCGACGAAGAGTGGCTCTACGCACGCCTGGATTTCGCCGGCGGGGTCCCCGACGGGCGCTTCGACCTCCGCATCAGCATCGAACGCGAACCTGCGGGCGCCGCGGCCCCGTCCAAGTCCCAGGCGGAGACCGTGGCTCTCACCAGCACCTCCGGCCGCACCCGGATTCGTCAGGGCCGCGTTGCGGCAAATGCCATCCTGGCGCAGCACATCAGCGCTCGCACCAAAGGCAAAGGGAAGTCAAAAGATTCCGCCGCCAGAGCGGCTGGAGGTCTCGCCCAGCATGAGCTCCGCTTCGACCTCGCCATCGACGATCGCAAGATCACGTCCGTGACCTCCACCACCGGCGGGAAGGAAGCCGCCTCTGTTGCCCCCGAAGGCTTCGAGGTCCACCTGAAGAAGACCTTCGAAATGAAGCTGCCGCTCGCCGCTCTCGGTTCCCAGGCCGGCGACAAGCTTCATCTCCGATTCAGCCTCTGGCGGGACCGCCTTCCCATCGACGCTCTTCCGCTCGAGGGCTCTCTCGACCTCCAGCTCCTCTCCGACGATGAGCTTCGAGCATTCGCAGGTTAGAAGTAGAGCTTGATGCGGCCGGAGCAGATCCGCGGCGAGGCATACTGGATCGGGGTCTCTTCGCTTTCCTTGGCGATCTGATAGCGGCTGTCGCCGAGGTTCAAAAGGTTCAGTTCGAACACCGCGCGGCGGTGTTCCGCGTGCCAGATGTTGAGCCCCGCCGCCAGGTCCACGGTCCCATGGCTGGGCAGCCGCACCTGCCCGTTCTGGGCCGCCGTGCCGCTGCCGTAGCGCACGTTGGTGCCGGCGAACAGGTCACGCCATTTGTTGCGGTAGTAGACGCTCACCGTACCGCTGTGCGGTTCGTCGAACGCCGGCAGGAACATCTGCCCCGGCGCGATGTCCTCGCCGACGGCAAACCCTCCCGAAGCTGGGCCGAAGAAGAACGTCCGCTGGTACGCGTACTGCAGCCGCGCCGTGATCCCGATCTTCTCCAGTTGCTTCAGCGTGAATCCGGCATCCACGCCGTAGGTTCGGCCGGCCGCCGAATTGATCGGCAGGAACAGGCGCGTGACGCTGATCTCCCGGTACTCGAACGGCGTGCTCCCCTTGTGATAGAAGCCGGTCAACTCGAACGTCAGCTTGGGGTGAAGCTCCTGGTTCAGGCCCAACTCGAAGTAGTGTTGGCGGTAGGGCTTCATCGTGCCGACCCGGTCGCCGGGGTCCGGCGCCGACGTGCCGAAAAAGTCCGCGAGTTGTACGAATTCCAGCGGCGGCGGCGAGAAGAACCGGTTGTACGAAAAGTGGATCGTGCTCCGGCTCGAGGGGATGTGGTATGCGAGCGCGAACCGCGGACTCACCTGCACGAATGTGTTCGTCAGGTCGAAGTGGTCCCAGCGCACTCCAAGATCTGTGCTCAGGTTGGGAGTGAGCGAGATGTGGTCCTGCACGTACAGGCTCGCCTGTCCGCCGAGGATTGCGCTGCGGAAGCTGAAGGCTGGCGGGTCCTCCGGCGGCAGCGGGACCTCGCGCGAGTCGAACGTGAAGTTCTCCCGCAGACGCAACCGGGTCAGATCGACGCCGGCCTTAAAGATGTGCCGGCCATGGGAGTAAACCAGATCGGACTTGATCCCGGCCGTGAGACTGTTTCGCAATCCGTCGCCGTAGGGCGTGATTGGGTCTGTCGTCGGCGCCAGCCGGTCTTCCAGCGTCCTCTCGTACAGCGAGGTCGAGAGCAGGACATGAGACGTAAACGTGTGTTGCCAGCTCAAGACGGCGGTCTGCGAGCGAAGTCGGCGCGTGGCGTTGCGCCCCACCTCCTGGTCTTCCGCCAGATTCGGCAACTCGAAGTTCGTGCCCCCTCCGGTGAGGAACAGGCTCAACGTGTCGTGGGTGAGCCGGCAATCGAACTGTCCCGCTCCCCGCAGCCCGAAACCGAAATCGTGCAATTGCCGGGGCTCGGGTGGGTTCAGGAACCAGTCACTGGTGAATCCGTTGCCGAACAGATAATAGCCGCACTTGCCGGACACGCCGCCGTATTCCGCGGTCGTGTCGCTGCTCTTGAATGTGCCGCCTCCCACGCTGGCGGATCCGTGTCCATTCAGATCGTGTCCCGAGCGCGTGGTCACATCGACGATGCCTCCAAAACGGTTCCCAAATTCCGCCGGGAAGCTCCCCGACACCATGTCTACCGTCTCGAACATGTCCGGACTCAGCCCCGGGCTGAACTGCTCCTGCGGATTCTCGAGGAACGAGACTCCATTGATGAATTCCTGCAGCGACACTTCGTTGCCGCGCACGTGGACGAAGTTGTCGTGGCTCAGGGTGGCGCCGGGAAAGTTGTACAAGGCCAGCGTGGGGATGTCCCGCTTGAGCGGGGACGGCATGGCGGAGAGTTCGGCGTGCGTCAGCAGCCGCGAGTTGCCTGTCTCGCTCATGCTGATATCGGCCGAGCGGACCTCGACCTCCTGT is from Terriglobia bacterium and encodes:
- a CDS encoding glycoside hydrolase is translated as MLRVLFLWHMHQPFYKDLVTGEYRLPWVRLHALKDYYGMVKLLDEFPRVHQNFNLVPSLMAQIEEYASGAARDPFLDVAARPARDLSPDDRRFAIQYLFQANVANMIGRYPRYRELWVQFRSVGENPDKAMRYFQTQDYTDLQVLSQLAWFDEFFLAEPDVAALVKKARNYSLEDQQFVVQKQKELVRRVLPAYADAARKGSIELSTSPFYHPILPLLCDTDEGRASVPGLPLPQKRFCHPGDAEEQLRRGLDLHERIFGMRPRGAWPSEGSVSEEVLAIGHKVGLEWMATDEGVLGRSLGQFFHRDSEGRLLDRGPEQLYTIYRYQKSGAAMHMIFRDHSLSDLIGFVYSGMPAKDAATHLIHRLKESAQPLLKAGKDAVVPIILDGENAWEFYPQSGREFLRRVYDALSRDPEIEAVTISEAIARQKQFAPLKQLVPGSWINANFNVWIGAPEDNRSWDYLHGAREFYSAAAPKAAEPQRRVAFEEILIAEGSDWNWWYGPEHHSANDRDFDELYRKHLSNVYHVLGATPPEHLAQPIAAAVVRPYFVPQSTHIHPRIDGQLTGYFDWIGAAMYTADRRSSAMHGKQFLLDAVYAGIDEEWLYARLDFAGGVPDGRFDLRISIEREPAGAAAPSKSQAETVALTSTSGRTRIRQGRVAANAILAQHISARTKGKGKSKDSAARAAGGLAQHELRFDLAIDDRKITSVTSTTGGKEAASVAPEGFEVHLKKTFEMKLPLAALGSQAGDKLHLRFSLWRDRLPIDALPLEGSLDLQLLSDDELRAFAG
- a CDS encoding TonB-dependent receptor, with protein sequence MRALQATAWMLVLFSGMFAAAQSIVEGRVSDNHGRVLPGAAVVLKHGRIEQRQTTDAEGNFRFLGVPPGEYEITASATGFYSAEYEFAAKPRQPIVVQIELVAKTTVKQEVEVRSADISMSETGNSRLLTHAELSAMPSPLKRDIPTLALYNFPGATLSHDNFVHVRGNEVSLQEFINGVSFLENPQEQFSPGLSPDMFETVDMVSGSFPAEFGNRFGGIVDVTTRSGHDLNGHGSASVGGGTFKSSDTTAEYGGVSGKCGYYLFGNGFTSDWFLNPPEPRQLHDFGFGLRGAGQFDCRLTHDTLSLFLTGGGTNFELPNLAEDQEVGRNATRRLRSQTAVLSWQHTFTSHVLLSTSLYERTLEDRLAPTTDPITPYGDGLRNSLTAGIKSDLVYSHGRHIFKAGVDLTRLRLRENFTFDSREVPLPPEDPPAFSFRSAILGGQASLYVQDHISLTPNLSTDLGVRWDHFDLTNTFVQVSPRFALAYHIPSSRSTIHFSYNRFFSPPPLEFVQLADFFGTSAPDPGDRVGTMKPYRQHYFELGLNQELHPKLTFELTGFYHKGSTPFEYREISVTRLFLPINSAAGRTYGVDAGFTLKQLEKIGITARLQYAYQRTFFFGPASGGFAVGEDIAPGQMFLPAFDEPHSGTVSVYYRNKWRDLFAGTNVRYGSGTAAQNGQVRLPSHGTVDLAAGLNIWHAEHRRAVFELNLLNLGDSRYQIAKESEETPIQYASPRICSGRIKLYF